The nucleotide sequence TATTCTTCAAttcttatataaattttaactTTATTAAGCAGTGGTTgttatatttttgacatgcattggtgtgtaacatacattggatGTTCAAGCAGAGCCAATGGTGCGCGTTAGCTagatgctagaacacccaatgtatgttacacaccaatgcatgtcaaaaatataacaaccactgcttatatttacatttatataggcATTCCCGttataagaagaaaaaaaaaaagaaaaataaagtataaatataaaagttatacgtttttatagtgaaaaacatcatttgatggaacagccattAATTTGGCGGGAAAGAGTTGAGTTCTCGTAACTTGTTCTTGTTGCCACTGACAACGTACTACACAATAAAATATCCTCTCTGTTGAAAATCAAAAATTATAGTAACTCCTTTTTCGATATTGCTTGAAATAGCTGTTCATAAAAAAGTTTAGTATTTAACCATAATGTAATTGTTGTGACcatatacatatgataaaatGAATAGCAATATTTTCCAGTGCATACTGAGTAGTTGCATGatagacaaaacaaaaatgtctaaaaaaatacacaattaagaaaattgtgacatcacaaagGAAACCCATTATTGTTGCTCATAATAGCATTATATGATAGTTACTATACCTATAAATCTAAGAAGatgactatacaatgtacagtttttgTAAGTTTCATTACTTCATTTTAAGTTGAATGTTATTTATAaagttatttgcaaatatagaAATCAATAACACCGATCTTTTAacatgttattcatcaccaaaggTTGGAACATTGAAAGGAGTACATATTGCAGACTGTGTAGCCAAGTCATCTCTACAATTTTTATATCACAATTTTACAGTGTTGTTAGTAATTTCAACTATCCATGtaaatatggaaaaaatataaaaaaaaaacaacaaaaaaacccagaatTTTACAGAACATCAAATCTGTATTACAATTAAGATTGATTTGATAAGATGTAATTCAactgtctgtccatttgaaagAGTTTCACAGCTTATGCTTTAGAATAGATTACTTAGGATGAAATTGCATGTCCAACTTTATGGCCCGTTATGGCTCATTATCTAATGTTTAATACAAcgaatagatatatatatatatacttgaagATTACGATTTAAGTTTTTTGTTACACAACTTCAAAGATTTTCGCCAAGACTCTGATTCAGTCGCTTTGCAGATGGAATGCGCCGACTTCCACGAGATTGAAGACATTTCCATGACGATCCTTGAAATGGCTTCTCTGAACATTACTTGTGATATGTACAAGTCAGCATTTCTGTAAGAAACGAAAGTAAGCCTGTATTATTGTTAATTGGCGAAAGTTAGGTAGCTTGCATAGATACACCGATTGAATAAGTCGTCAAATTAATTGATTATGAGCTCCTATGATATAAGTTTTAGTAACTATACAATTCACGACTTGGGAATTTGGAATATCAGCTATGAAACCTTGTcgattaaaatatttatcccACCAACCAGGACCGATTAGAGATAGGGTATTCAAAAATGGATTTAGcttgtctgtatgtctgtccgTGTGTCCATGGAAATAGTTAGTCCAGATAAATTTGCCTAAACTACTGaataaatttcaatgaaactatCAAGTAATGTTTGTGCACTTTTGGTTATTAggttgttttctttgttgagtTAGGTTGCTATGGTAATGATTTCAATTGAATTTTGTAGAAACATTGTGGGGCTATGTCACTGAATTTTATTGTAACCATGTCAATTAACTAACATCGGTTTACagtttttttgtatgttatttttgttaaattatttacacaacaAACGTCCAATGTACAGTTTTCACATTAATTATGATGACACAGTTATTACAATTTGTTGTCaaattgatgaaattttatagaaaattcatatcaaattattatacATATCAGTACTTGTGATACACATGTTCATTGCTAATAGAGAACTGAATAGCAATACCAccagtatttgtttttaattatgtcaaaataaatattttgtaaatgaaagtGATAAAATCTACTGATATACATTGTAGGTATTCCATAGTTTTATGTGTAAGATTTAACCACAGCAAGAGGTTTGTAATGCAAATGTACATGGAATAagacatacacaatgtacacaaACACATATTGGAATAAGTGTAAGTACAAACACAAACCCTGGTGAATCCTTTAAAAGATGTAGCAGACTGTCTCCTGCGCCGCGTATAGTTCCCCACATTGTGAAGTAGCTGCAATGTGGAAAAGGTTAGAGAactgttttatatttctattcattatgaatttaatgaattatttcacCAGATTGATTAAGATGCTTCGGAATGATGTAAAATGTCTAAATGTACTAGAGAGTGTAGAATTATGACACGGTAAACTTGAACAAACATAACAAAACTTCAAGTTATTGTGGCTATATAATTATACTTAAAGAATACTTActccttctctatttgttttaaaaatgtgttcCTCAACCACATCTCCAGAGCCAGGTACAActgtaacatcatatatataatatttgtaaataattatccAAACTATAAGCTATTTTAATTTCTGTATGGAAGCTGGAAAAATATCCAGAtgcatattataaatattacatgtgaTAACAAAATATGATCAATGATTATGAAATGGTTACAATGTTAGATAATACAACTGTACCAAAtgctaaatatatttaaaagtggCTGGTAAAAGTGttaagtcatatattataaatgatatgaaattaGTACTGTGATTGTATTAGGCAAATGAATGAATGCTTATACCTCAGGTTTAAATTTCTGGATGCCATATCCTCTTGTCTGTCTACATGGTCCTCTCATAAACTTATCGTGTAAAACACTGTGAAATAATATAATTGACAtgaaacaaaatttgttaatataaacATCAGGTATGAAGGTCGTGAAGGAAGgatacacatatacatttaaggattaaagtataTTGTACAGAAGGATAAAGTTAAGTAAGATAGGTGAGAGTGTCTTAAACTTT is from Argopecten irradians isolate NY unplaced genomic scaffold, Ai_NY scaffold_1156, whole genome shotgun sequence and encodes:
- the LOC138313993 gene encoding uncharacterized protein; translation: MRGPCRQTRGYGIQKFKPELYLALEMWLRNTFLKQIEKDYFTMWGTIRGAGDSLLHLLKDSPGNADLYISQVMFREAISRIVMEMSSISWKSAHSICKATESESWRKSLKL